The nucleotide window GTTCTACTGACCTGTAAACTACAATTAGGTAGGTAAAATTAGAAATCTTGCAACTTCCGTAATCCTATTCAGTTGTTCCTCTCCCGTAGTTAGCAGTAATTTTGGACTTAAAATTACGCCAAAATTACACAATCAGACTAAATTTTAACATCTCAAATTAAAGTAAGGGTTTCATCACCCAGCTGCTACTGCATCACTTCTGGGGCTGGTATCAAGTAGTTGATGAAGCTTTGCTCCAGAGCTGTTGTTCTCATAAACTTCACCCTCCTCGTTTGTTGTATCCGAGGAACCTGAGTTGTTCACTCTTGCTAGCAGGTTTACTGTGCCTACAGGTTGCAGTCTCTTATCATCAATCTTACCTAAACTCACTTCTTCGGTCTGTCCTAGCTCTTCATTTTTCAGTCTCTCCTGTGCAATCCAAACAAGGATTAACATTCCAAACACAACCTATAGGGTAATGATTCAACAATTGGTAAAAGAAACTGCAAGAGAATCTGAAATGGGACAAGCTTATACCATTAAAGCAGCATTGTCTAGCTTCAGTTTCTCCGAGTTCTCCATTAATTTGTTTATCTCGGATCTGAGTGTCAAGTTCTCTCCTGTTAAAGCCTGAACTCGTATTAACAATTCTTCAGCTTCAGCCTGAAGGGAGAGAGAAATAAGGAACAGTTTAGAGATTAGAATGGTAGTTAGCCATACTTAAAACATCGGCTACATAAATGTATCAATAACCATTGCTTCTATATGCCGTATGCACACTACCCACTTACCTGTTTTCTCAATCTCGATCGCCTTGCAGATTCCCGATTAGACTGTTTCCTTTTCTCCCGCTTCAGCTCACGCTCATTCTGAACATAGTTACATATGGTAGGAATTAGATTCAGACGGGAAAAACATTCCCAGAAAATTCAGGAAGAATCATACAGACATGTGGAGGTCGctgtgaaaaaataaataaataaaatttcacctGGTACTTGTGCTATATACCTGTAACCAGGTTTCATTAGGCAGTGCAGGGCTGAGTGGTGAACCATTAGTTGGGCTAGATTTCATATGTGCACTGGCAGGATTTCTCATTTCCAAAGTTGTCATGCAAGGAGAAAGTACTGTTCCCGTCATTTTCGCTGCAATAACGATTGCCTTCTCACCATCATCATTTACTTCCCCAGAAGGTTGACATCTTCGTGAGTGACTCTTATCATCACCAGCTGTTTAAAATCGAAGAACTGACAGATCAGAAAATGAAATCAAGCAAATTACTTTGAATATAAATCCAGAAAAGATAacagttataaaaaaaaggtttaatATCTATAGCACAATGTGGAAAACAATGTTGATGAATACACAATAAGTCCCCCAACATAACAAATACACGCTAAAACCAGAAGTAGGTGAAAatatcaagaagaaaaaggtcCAGAAGTTTGATCAACATCACTTCCCAGACATTTCTATTAGAGGTTAAACGCTGAATTCATCAAAGCTACAAACCTTTAATCAAGAATGCCCTATGTCATTCTGCAATGTCACGTGACTAGATAAGTACTTTCTTTGCTTGATGCATACGGAAATAGTCAAAAGCCTCCATAAAATACTCAAGTATGAAACAATTGGAAATTGGAAAGAAATTTCAGCCTGATGCAAAGTTCTTTCActatttcttctctcttctaCACTGTCAATTGAATAAAGAACTGAGAAAGATTAAACTCTTACAGTTATCAGGAG belongs to Solanum stenotomum isolate F172 chromosome 1, ASM1918654v1, whole genome shotgun sequence and includes:
- the LOC125850489 gene encoding transcriptional activator TAF-1-like codes for the protein MGNSEDGKSCKLEKPSSPAPDQSNLHVYPDWAAMQAYYGPRVAVPAYFNSAVAPGHTPHPYMWGPQPMVPPYGAPYAAIYAHGGVYAHPGVPIGPHPPGHVIATSPVVSQAMDGASLSLDASAKSLGNSDRGLVTKLKEFEGLAMSLGNGSTDNVEGGTDNGHSQSGETEGSTDGSDTNGAGVSERSKKRSCETTPDNSGDDKSHSRRCQPSGEVNDDGEKAIVIAAKMTGTVLSPCMTTLEMRNPASAHMKSSPTNGSPLSPALPNETWLQNERELKREKRKQSNRESARRSRLRKQAEAEELLIRVQALTGENLTLRSEINKLMENSEKLKLDNAALMERLKNEELGQTEEVSLGKIDDKRLQPVGTVNLLARVNNSGSSDTTNEEGEVYENNSSGAKLHQLLDTSPRSDAVAAG